A part of Amycolatopsis camponoti genomic DNA contains:
- a CDS encoding DUF3052 domain-containing protein: MVAAGDADQSSVAERLGIKPEMVVQEIGWDEDVDDDVRAAIEEQIGGDILDEDADEVIDVVLLWWRQDDGDLGDALIDARGPLEETGVIWVLTPKTGQPGHVEPSEIAEAVPVVGLAQTANMSVGPNWIGTRLVSPKSKSKQR; this comes from the coding sequence GTGGTCGCCGCGGGAGACGCTGATCAGAGCAGCGTCGCCGAGAGGCTCGGCATCAAGCCCGAGATGGTGGTCCAGGAGATCGGCTGGGACGAGGACGTCGACGACGACGTCCGCGCGGCGATCGAGGAGCAGATCGGCGGGGACATCCTCGACGAGGACGCCGACGAGGTCATCGACGTGGTGCTGCTGTGGTGGCGCCAGGACGACGGTGACCTGGGTGACGCGCTCATCGACGCCAGGGGCCCCCTGGAGGAGACCGGCGTGATCTGGGTGCTCACCCCGAAGACGGGACAGCCCGGGCACGTCGAGCCGAGCGAGATCGCGGAAGCGGTACCCGTCGTCGGGCTCGCCCAGACCGCCAACATGAGTGTGGGACCGAACTGGATCGGCACGCGCCTGGTCTCTCCGAAGTCGAAGTCGAAGCAGCGCTGA
- a CDS encoding peroxiredoxin has product MTVEVGSEAPDFTLNDYNKQPVQLSSFRGDKPVLVVFYPFAFSGICTGELCQLRDEFADYDNKGVQILGVSVDTPFSLKAWAEKEGYQFPLLSDFWPHGEVAKAYGVFNEQAGLAVRGTFLIDTTGVVRFAEVNAPGEARDQQGWKKAVAELA; this is encoded by the coding sequence ATGACCGTCGAGGTCGGTTCTGAGGCCCCTGACTTCACGCTCAACGACTACAACAAGCAGCCGGTGCAGCTGTCGTCCTTCCGGGGCGACAAGCCGGTGCTGGTGGTCTTCTACCCGTTCGCGTTCAGCGGCATCTGCACCGGCGAGCTCTGCCAGCTCCGCGACGAGTTCGCCGACTACGACAACAAGGGTGTCCAGATCCTGGGCGTCTCGGTCGACACGCCGTTCTCGCTCAAGGCTTGGGCCGAGAAGGAGGGCTACCAGTTCCCGCTGCTGTCCGACTTCTGGCCCCACGGCGAGGTGGCGAAGGCGTACGGCGTGTTCAACGAGCAGGCGGGCCTGGCGGTCCGCGGCACGTTCCTGATCGACACCACCGGTGTGGTCAGGTTCGCCGAGGTCAACGCGCCCGGCGAGGCGCGCGACCAGCAGGGCTGGAAGAAGGCCGTGGCCGAACTGGCGTGA
- a CDS encoding MFS transporter, translated as MDKPAGRREWLGLTVLVLPTLLVAMDMTSLFLALPQLSADLGASATEQLWITDSYGFVVAGFVITMGTLGDRIGRRRLLLIGGAAFAVTSVVAAFSTSPAMLIVARGALGIAGATLMPSTLALITNMFRDEKQRGKAISIWATCQFAGGSAGPVLAGFLLQHFAWGSVFLVAVPAMGLLLIAGPILLPEFRAPSSGRLDLAGVGLSLAAVLLIVFGLKQLTTGELLVPLAATAAGAALGAVFARRQLTTSSPLLDLRLFRNRPFTAVLVALVFAGVAMAGVGLLVTQYLQSVLGYSPLVSAVLFAPMGLGVAAGTMAAPSLARRMPPATAIAGGLVVSAVGAALLACTGGLPLTMLGIAVLTLGTGPLFALGISLVLGSVPPERAGSAASMADTGNYLGGSLGLALLGLTGTAVYHAVFPAGTTLAADVTRAEVADQAKEAFTTAVNVAGVIAAVLFAGLALLVHAMSRVETAAPEPAVAA; from the coding sequence ATGGACAAGCCGGCCGGACGGCGGGAGTGGCTCGGGCTGACGGTGCTGGTGCTGCCCACCCTGCTCGTCGCGATGGACATGACCTCGCTGTTCCTCGCCCTGCCGCAGCTGAGCGCCGACCTCGGGGCGAGCGCCACCGAGCAGCTGTGGATCACCGACAGCTACGGCTTCGTAGTCGCGGGTTTCGTGATCACCATGGGCACCCTCGGCGACCGGATCGGAAGGCGCCGGCTGCTCTTGATCGGGGGTGCCGCCTTCGCGGTGACATCGGTCGTCGCCGCGTTCTCCACCAGTCCGGCGATGCTCATCGTGGCCCGCGGCGCGCTCGGCATCGCCGGGGCGACGCTGATGCCGTCGACGCTCGCCCTGATCACGAACATGTTCCGCGACGAGAAGCAGCGCGGGAAGGCGATCTCGATCTGGGCGACGTGCCAGTTCGCGGGCGGCTCGGCCGGCCCGGTGCTCGCCGGGTTCTTGCTGCAGCACTTCGCCTGGGGCTCGGTCTTCCTGGTCGCCGTGCCGGCCATGGGCCTGCTGCTGATCGCCGGGCCGATCCTGCTGCCGGAGTTCCGCGCCCCCTCGTCCGGCCGGCTCGACTTGGCCGGTGTCGGCCTTTCGCTGGCCGCCGTGCTGCTGATCGTGTTCGGGCTCAAGCAGCTGACCACCGGGGAGTTGCTCGTGCCGCTCGCCGCGACCGCCGCCGGAGCCGCGCTCGGCGCCGTCTTCGCCCGCCGCCAGCTGACGACGTCGTCGCCGTTGCTGGACCTGCGGCTGTTCCGGAACCGGCCGTTCACCGCGGTGCTGGTCGCGCTGGTCTTCGCCGGGGTCGCGATGGCCGGCGTCGGGCTGCTCGTGACGCAGTACCTGCAGAGCGTCCTGGGCTACTCGCCGCTCGTCTCGGCGGTGCTGTTCGCCCCGATGGGTTTGGGCGTCGCGGCGGGCACGATGGCGGCGCCGTCCCTGGCCCGCCGGATGCCCCCGGCGACGGCGATCGCGGGCGGCCTGGTGGTCTCGGCGGTAGGCGCCGCCCTGCTGGCCTGCACCGGCGGTCTGCCGCTGACGATGCTCGGGATCGCGGTGCTGACGCTGGGCACGGGCCCGCTGTTCGCGCTGGGCATCAGCCTGGTGCTGGGCTCGGTCCCGCCGGAGCGCGCGGGGTCGGCGGCGTCGATGGCGGACACGGGCAACTACCTGGGCGGCTCGCTGGGGCTGGCCCTGCTCGGCCTGACGGGGACGGCGGTCTACCACGCGGTGTTCCCGGCGGGGACGACGCTCGCGGCGGACGTCACGCGCGCGGAGGTGGCGGACCAGGCGAAGGAGGCGTTCACCACGGCGGTGAACGTGGCCGGCGTGATCGCAGCGGTGCTGTTCGCGGGGCTGGCGCTGCTGGTGCACGCGATGAGCCGCGTGGAGACGGCCGCCCCGGAGCCGGCCGTCGCGGCCTGA
- a CDS encoding carboxymuconolactone decarboxylase family protein codes for MAATAKKFGRVPSAVARLATSPELLNGFLKLNAIFESATLPALDREVLVMTVAARNGCHLCVAMHTASLQGLSAPPELVSALRAESSLPSPRLEALRRFVLTVLDTTGDVPPAELAAFTDAGYTARNALEVVLGIGTYTLTTFANRLTGAPLDEAFAGHAWHAA; via the coding sequence ATGGCGGCCACCGCGAAGAAGTTCGGCCGCGTCCCGTCCGCCGTCGCGCGCCTGGCGACGTCCCCCGAGCTGCTGAACGGTTTCCTGAAGCTCAACGCGATCTTCGAGTCCGCGACACTGCCGGCGCTGGACCGCGAAGTGCTGGTCATGACGGTGGCCGCGCGGAACGGGTGTCACCTGTGCGTGGCGATGCACACGGCATCCCTGCAGGGCCTGTCCGCCCCACCGGAGCTGGTTTCGGCGTTGCGGGCCGAGTCTTCGCTGCCGTCGCCAAGGCTGGAGGCGCTGCGCAGGTTCGTGCTGACGGTGCTGGACACGACCGGCGACGTCCCACCCGCGGAGCTGGCGGCGTTCACCGACGCGGGTTACACGGCCCGCAACGCCCTGGAGGTGGTGCTGGGCATCGGGACGTACACGCTGACGACGTTCGCGAACCGCCTGACGGGCGCACCCCTGGACGAGGCCTTCGCCGGCCACGCCTGGCACGCGGCTTAG
- a CDS encoding MarR family winged helix-turn-helix transcriptional regulator — protein sequence MTDAPGYELPFLLFGGFRTLIDRLHAELARRGHPDVRPSYGFAMQAIGVRGATASEIGRRLGVSKQAAGKTVERLERLGYAERADDPDDARRKIVRLTAHGVDALTKSAEIFDDLRKDWARTVGAERMTALETDLRAVVGPAAYRLDAAGWFSS from the coding sequence ATGACCGACGCGCCCGGCTACGAGCTGCCCTTCCTGCTCTTCGGCGGCTTCCGCACGCTCATCGACCGCCTCCACGCCGAGCTCGCGCGCCGCGGGCACCCGGACGTCCGCCCGTCCTACGGCTTCGCCATGCAGGCCATCGGCGTCCGGGGCGCGACGGCGTCGGAGATCGGCCGCCGCCTCGGCGTGTCCAAGCAGGCGGCGGGCAAAACGGTCGAGCGGCTCGAGCGGCTCGGGTACGCCGAGCGCGCCGACGATCCCGACGACGCGCGGCGCAAGATCGTGCGGCTCACCGCGCACGGCGTCGACGCGCTCACGAAGTCCGCGGAGATCTTCGACGACCTGCGCAAAGACTGGGCGCGCACGGTCGGCGCCGAGCGCATGACCGCGCTCGAGACCGACCTGCGCGCCGTCGTCGGCCCGGCGGCCTACCGGCTCGACGCCGCCGGCTGGTTCAGCAGCTAG
- a CDS encoding cupin domain-containing protein gives MRKTVTLFATTALALTLASGTASATPGSGVAGTILAQKTIGHTDYTLREITVQPGGYTGWHFHDGTLYAYVKAGTLTHNLADCSIDGIFAAGRAFTEKPDQVHIGRNLGTTPLVLEVLYVLPAGSPLSEDAPDPGCGF, from the coding sequence ATGCGCAAGACCGTCACGCTCTTCGCCACGACCGCGCTGGCCCTCACGCTGGCGTCCGGGACCGCTTCCGCGACGCCCGGCAGCGGCGTCGCCGGCACGATCCTGGCCCAGAAGACCATCGGCCACACCGACTACACCCTGCGGGAGATCACCGTCCAGCCCGGCGGCTACACCGGCTGGCACTTCCACGACGGCACGCTCTACGCGTACGTCAAGGCCGGGACGCTGACGCACAACCTGGCCGACTGCAGCATCGACGGCATCTTCGCGGCCGGGCGCGCGTTCACCGAGAAGCCCGACCAGGTGCACATCGGCCGCAACCTCGGAACGACGCCGCTGGTGCTGGAAGTCCTGTACGTGCTCCCGGCGGGCAGCCCGCTCTCGGAGGACGCACCGGACCCGGGCTGCGGTTTCTAG